Proteins encoded within one genomic window of Zootoca vivipara chromosome 12, rZooViv1.1, whole genome shotgun sequence:
- the POLR1F gene encoding DNA-directed RNA polymerase I subunit RPA43 yields MEEAEEKPPAAVAAPPAPALPPCVEAELPSFEAARALTENRYSCLVVTPQRRHVALPPRFLHRKRTGIRAQLDAELRRFSESFQGVPVAYDDIKITREVGDIIDDIGAVHLDIETDFVVFQPKEGKKLVGTINKMAPSHIGCLVHGCFNASIPKPDHMSTDEWKDLGFQIGNRLIFKVLHFDSDAAGVFCIKGKLCRKSNKEKHKGKHEKPHDVQNGTEEMEMDIATAGVEEMRNNDMDNGIFDMSDRGNGQHRAGLGLHMSDSSGYHSDHGKSKKKKRKLGEEEGGLPGLLNPKAKKKKKQ; encoded by the exons ATGGAGGAGGCTGAGGAGAAGCCTCCGGCTGCTGTCGCGGCTCCCCCggcgcccgccctgccaccctgcGTGGAGGCGGAGTTGCCGTCCTTCGAGGCGGCCCGGGCGCTGACGGAGAACCGCTATTCGTGCCTGGTGGTGACTCCGCAGCGGAGGCACGTCGCCTTGCCGCCGCGCTTCCTGCACCGCAAGAGGACGGGGATCCGCGCGCAGCTGGACGCCGAGCTGCGCCGCTTCTCGGAGAG CTTTCAGGGTGTTCCTGTGGCTTATGATGATATTAAAATAACAAGGGAAGTGGGAGATATAATCGATGACATTGGAGCTGTCCATCTGGACATTGAAACAGATTTTGTCGTGTTCCAGCCTAAAGAAGGGAAAAAACTTGTG GGTACAATCAATAAAATGGCACCTAGTCACATAGGCTGTCTGGTACATGGCTGTTTCAATGCTTCCATCCCCAAACCTGATCACATGTCAACCGATGAATGGAAAGACCTTGGCTTCCAAATTGGCAACAGACTGATATTTAAAGTACTGCATTTTgattcagatgctgctggagtgTTCTGCATCAAAGGAAAACTCTGTAGAAAGAG CAACAAGGAAAAGCACAAGGGAAAACATGAAAAGCCCCATGATGTGCAGAATGGCAcagaggagatggagatggaCATAGCGACAGCTGGTGTTGAAGAGATGAGAAACAACGACATGGATAATGGAATATTTGATATGTCAGATCGAGGGAATGGGCAACACAGAGCAGGCCTGGGGCTGCATATGAGTGACTCAAGCGGCTACCATAGTGATCACGGCAAAtctaagaaaaagaagagaaaacttGGCGAGGAAGAAGGTGGACTCCCTGGATTATTAAATCCCAaagctaaaaagaagaaaaagcaatga